A single genomic interval of Pieris rapae chromosome 23, ilPieRapa1.1, whole genome shotgun sequence harbors:
- the LOC110998246 gene encoding Krueppel homolog 2, with product MTDPNPQGGDTGPPKGIPALKAHVIENKIYVALWGTRILTILFTFGYVIPIFTNSTSAFYKALLANAATSALRLHQRIPPSEIRLSQEFLNRFFLEDSAHYLFYSLIFMNVAPNLLILTPIFLFAMLHAASYSLTILDTLGQNSMWVARLLISLVELQSRNILRAAALAEISLFPLVAIMALFGYSGLLTPFMYYYFVLWRYASRRNPYTRNTFRELRSVAERVANKESLPSPLKSGLHSAIRVVCMMAPRLEAQE from the exons ATGACGGACCCAAACCCCCAAGGCGGTGACACAGGCCCACCAAAGGGAATACCTGCGTTGAAAGCTCatgttatagaaaataaaatatatgtggcATTATGGGGAACTCGTATTTTGACCATATTGTTCACATTTGGATATGTCATTCCTATATTTACAAA TTCAACATCAGCTTTCTACAAGGCGTTATTAGCGAATGCAGCGACGTCAGCGTTGAGACTGCACCAACGGATCCCACCTTCGGAGATAAGGTTATCGCAGGAGTTCCTCAACCGGTTCTTCTTGGAAGACAGCGCTCACTATCTCTTCTATTCGCTGATATTCATGAACGTTGCGCCGAACTTGT tAATTTTGACGCCGATTTTCTTGTTCGCGATGCTGCACGCCGCTTCCTATTCACTCACAATATTGgat ACTTTGGGCCAAAACTCCATGTGGGTGGCTCGCCTGCTCATTTCTTTAGTGGAATTACAATCGCGGAATATTTTACGCGCGGCTGCATTGGCTGAAATCTCTCTATTCCCATTGGTTGCCATCATGGCACTATT CGGCTACAGCGGTCTGCTAACACCCTTCATGTACTATTACTTCGTGTTGTGGCGGTATGCCTCTCGTCGTAATCCATACACCCGTAACACATTCAGAGAGTTGCGTTCAGTGGCCGAGAGGGTAGCCAACAAAGAAAGTCTACCCTCACCATTGAAGTCTGGATTGCACTCCGCTATCAGAGTTGTGTGTATGATGGCACCAAGGCTTGAAGCTCAGGAGTAA
- the LOC110998262 gene encoding probable asparagine--tRNA ligase, mitochondrial, translated as MFRKHKLLTSKGLNLITQYYKKYSVVASLLKNANIGNIAEVKGWVKSLRVQKDLVFADVSDGSTANKLQVLIPKNLKTNDLTYGSAVHITGKLEKSPRGQLELRANHVKVYGTCVVLEGYPFNPRTAHPPEYIRNYLHLRCRTNYISAMLRIRHSVTKHIHDFFASRNYLNVNTPILTSNDCEGAGETFKVLPDSEETIKAMLQEGKTNDDVYFGRKSFLTVSAQLHLEGICRGMGNVYTLGPTFRAENSRSRLHLSEFYMLEAELAFCDDIEQLQSILEYLMKHIFSEIRNTNEADLYLIDKNNIAPTWLKDRFITLTYDEARNILNKKGLITNEDGINKEQELALVEHCSGIPVFVVQWPKNLKSFYMKESDLDDSKVDALDLLAPITGEIAGGSLREDNYDKLQSKLPSEALNWYLELRKFGNIPTGGFGLGLERLLQVVCGIPNIKDTLPFPRWPHNCSM; from the exons atGTTTCGGAAGCATAAATTACTAACATCCAAGggcttaaatttaattacacaatactataaaaaatatagcgtAGTGGCATCATTactaaaaaatgcaaatattgGTAATATAGCTGAAGTTAAG GGTTGGGTTAAGAGCTTAAGAGTCCAGAAAGACCTCGTATTCGCAGATGTGAGCGACGGATCAACAGCTAACAAATTACAGGTTTTGATTCCTAAAAACCTAAAAACCAATGATTTAACATATGGTAGCGCAGTTCATATTACAGGAAAACTTGAAAAAAGCCCTCGGGGTCAGCTTGAATTACGAGCTAATCATGTAAAAGTTTATGGAACATGTGTAGTTCTTGAAGGGTATCCATTCAATCCACGTACAGCTCATCCGCCAGAATATATTCGCAATTATTTACACTTACGCTGTCGTACCAATTACATATCAGCAATGCTTAGAATCCGTCACTCTGTCACGAAACACATACATGACTTTTTTGCATCaaggaattatttaaatgtaaacacACCTATATTAACTTCCAATGATTGTGAAGGTGctggagaaacatttaaagttttaccTGATAGTGAGGAAACTATTAAAGCCATGTTGCAAGAAGGAAAAACTAATGATGATGTATATTTTGGAAGGAAATCATTCTTAACAGTGTCTGCTCAGTTACATTTAGAAGGTATTTGTAGAGGAATGGGTAATGTTTATACTTTAGGTCCGACTTTTAGAGCTGAAAACTCAAGATCACGTCTTCACTTATCAGAGTTTTATATGTTAGAAGCAGAACTTGCTTTTTGCGATGATATAGAACAACTACAAtctattttagaatatttaatgaaacatatatttagtgaaataagaaatacaaatgaagctgatttatatttaatagataagAACAATATAGCCCCTACTTGGTTAAAGGATAGATTTATTACCTTAACTTATGATGAAGCaagaaatatcttaaataaaaagggaTTAATAACAAATGAAGATGGAATTAATAAAGAACAAGAACTAGCATTAGTGGAGCACTGTAGTGGAATTCCAGTGTTTGTGGTGCAATGGCCTAAAAacctaaaatcattttatatgaaGGAGAGTGATTTGGATGATAGTAAG GTGGATGCACTAGATCTCTTAGCCCCAATTACAGGCGAAATAGCCGGTGGAAGTCTCAGAGAAGATAATTATGATAAGCTACAATCTAAATTACCCTCAGAAGCTTTAAATTGGTATTTGGAGCTTCGGAAGTTTGGAAATATTCCAACTGGGGGATTTGGATTAGGACTTGAGAGATTATTGCAAGTTGTATGCGGCATACCTAATATTAAAGATACTTTACCATTTCCGAGGTGGCCACATAATTGTAGTATGTAA